GTATGCGCCTCGGTGTACTTGTAGAAGCGATCTCCCGCCTCAGTCGTCAGGTTGAACCGGATGTTCGGCCGGCCGTTCTGGTCCTGCCCCGGCTGCGCATCGCGGAAATCAGTGCCTTCCACTTCGCTGACTCGCTTCAGCAGCCAGATCTGGTCCGGTGCGCCTGCGGAGCCGCTGCCATGCACCAGCATCGAGTCAGGAGGAATCGCCCCGCCGTTCGCCTGCAACGCAGCCTGATCCGTCTCATAAGGCCCACCAGTCACCGCATGAATCGACAGCTTGGCAGTCGACTGAATAATCTCTTCCACCCGGCCGGGATCGCTGACGCCGGGCAGCTCCACCAGGATCTGGTTCTCGCCCAGCCCGTACTTCTGAATCACCGGCTCAGCTACACCCAGCTTGTCAATGCGCTCGCGAATCGTCTCGATCGAAGTATCGAGCGTCCGCGTCTCAAGATCCCGAGCCGCGCCAACCTTCATCGTCAGTGCCGAGTTGCCATCAGGCGTCGTGGTGACGTCATAGGTCGAATAATCGTTCCCCTGCAGCACGGAGCGAGCGTCACTCAACTTCGCCGCCGGAATACCCGACACGATGATTGTCTGTGGCCGCAAGGGATCCGTCTTGCCCACAGTAGCGCCGACCACTCCGGCCTTCTGCAGATCGCCCTCAAGCCTCGCTACATCGCGGTCCGTAGCCGAAGCGATCGCCTCAGCCACGTGCACTTCAAGCACCAGGTGGGTGCCGCCCTTAAGGTCGAGCCCCAGGTGGATACGATCTTTGATCGACTGCGTGAGCCCGCCATGTGGAATGCCCACGATGCCGAAGCAGAAGATCACCAGTACCGCAACGATGAATGCCGATTTCCCGGCCAGATTCTTGCCCATGATCTTTATTGAAGGGTGCAGCCGCGGTGCCATGCTTCAGTCCCGCCGCCGCTATCCTTGTTTCTTCCTCGTCCGTTGTTAACGGTTCAATCTCAACGTGCCTACATCTAATATCTGTTACAGCTTTGTTGTGAAGTCTTTGTTCTAGGCAGCCTGTTCGTCAGTCGTCACCGCGGCAATCGCGCTTTTGACAAACTCTAGCTTCACGCCGTCCGGCTGAACCCGCAGGATTACCAGATCGTCCTTCACGGTCAGTACCGTGCCGCGAATCCCGCCATTGGTGGTGACACGGTCGCCGGTCTTCAACTGCCCCAGCATCTCCTGCCACTTTTTCTGCTTCCTTTGGTTCGGCGCGATCATCAAAAAATAAAGCACCACAAAAAACAGGATCGGCAGGGCAAGACTGCCAAGATTACCCAGTCCACCCATCGCACTCTGCAACCACATCGCAAACATCAATCGAAACTCCGTTCAATCACTCAATTCTTCTTTAGCACTGGCCAGCGAAACCACAGCCCAGTGCGCGCAGCCGGACGCAACTTCGCCTATGGTGCAAAAGTGTGCCTAGCCCCTAAGCATCGCGTAACCGCAACCCCCTGTCAAGGCGCGAGCATCGCTCCTCACTTCGCCAAACGTCGCTTCCAGGCCATCTTTATCGCGCCCTCCAACATATCCGCGCTCACCGAGTCCAGCCGTACCCGGGTGGCCCCACCGCGACCCCACCCGCCAGGCACAGGAGAAAACGCCTCCGGCGCATCCTCCACCAGCCCAGTTTGCTCCTCCGGGCTCAGCTTCAGAACGCCATAGCCCTCCTTCTCAAACGCAAGAGTACAAAAGATCTTCCCTCCCACCCGGAAGTCGGGATGCCCCTGATGTGACCCCTCGGAGGCTCCCGGCAGACTCAACGCCATCCGTCGATAATCCTTTGCAGTCACCCGCATCTCCTCGTAAAAAGCTCTCAACACTCTACGCCCACCGCCGCCAATCCAGCGCCAACCTTCGCCTTAACGCGGGACGCTAATCGCCTATCTCATAAAGGCATGAATAGACATGCCTAGCCAACCACCGCCGAAAAACGGGTTGCTTTGGCATGGGGCCGCTAGCGTTCTTCAGGAAAATGCGATTCATGGCCTGCGACACATTGCCAGCGCCCATCGCGATAGACAAAAATATCCGTAAAGCGATTCTTCGCATGAAATTTTCCGTCCTGGCTTCTTGTCCCGCCCACACCACGGACATAAGCGGAATTGCCATGCACATGCGCATGCAACTCAGATAATTCGAAGTGAACGGTGCTCGGCTTCGCGACGGTCGCCAGCATTGCTCTGCGGTCGATCAGTGAGCCATCAAAGTTTGCCTCTTCGAATTCATCTGCCAGAATGCACTCTAGCGCAGCCTTATCGTGCTGCTCCACGGCTCGCAGCCAGACCTGCTCAATCTGAACCAGCGTCACCGGATCTTTTTGCTGGCCCGCTGGGCAACCTTGGCCATGCGCCAACGAAAACGAACACAATAGCAACAGGGGTAAAAAAAATTTCATGGCCGTTATCATTCCTATGCCGTTAGAGACGCAGCGGTCGGACATTTTGACTCTGGAATAGTTAGCCAGAATTTCTTTTTTCGTGAAGCAATCGATTTGCAACCGTATGCAAGCAAGAAGGAAGCGCCCATGCCCATCCCCGAAGACCTCGCCGCCATCGCTCACCAGGAGGCCGAACTCCGCTTCTCCACCTTCGACTATGACACGGCCTGGCGTCTCGGCCAGAGTCTGCGCGATCTGGCCGTCTCCCGCAATCAGTCTCTCGTCATCGACATTCGCCGCTTCGGCCAACCTTACCAGCCGCTCTTCTACACTGCCCTCGCCGACACCACGCCGGACAATCCCCGCTGGGTGCAGCGCAAATCGAATGTAGTCGCCCGCTTCCATCGCAGCTCCTATGCCATCGGCCTCGCACTCGAGCAGAGCAGCCGCACCTTCAGCGAACGCTACAGTCTTCCCGATGCCGACTACGCCGCCCACGGCGGTAGCTTTCCCCTCCACGTCATCGGCGCGGGCGTGATCGGCTGCGTCACCGTCTCCGGCCTGCCACAGCGCGAAGACCACAGTCTCGTTGTCGAAGCGCTCTGCCTCGAACTTAAGCAGAACCACGACTCCCTGCG
The nucleotide sequence above comes from Tunturibacter empetritectus. Encoded proteins:
- the secD gene encoding protein translocase subunit SecD, with the protein product MGKNLAGKSAFIVAVLVIFCFGIVGIPHGGLTQSIKDRIHLGLDLKGGTHLVLEVHVAEAIASATDRDVARLEGDLQKAGVVGATVGKTDPLRPQTIIVSGIPAAKLSDARSVLQGNDYSTYDVTTTPDGNSALTMKVGAARDLETRTLDTSIETIRERIDKLGVAEPVIQKYGLGENQILVELPGVSDPGRVEEIIQSTAKLSIHAVTGGPYETDQAALQANGGAIPPDSMLVHGSGSAGAPDQIWLLKRVSEVEGTDFRDAQPGQDQNGRPNIRFNLTTEAGDRFYKYTEAHTASSATPGSMAILLDNKVREVAGIQSAIRDSGEITGAFTQQQANDLSLMLRTGALPASISYLETRTVGPSLGAASIHQGVVAAIAGMLAVMIFMLIYYKGAGINADLALMLNLVILLGFMGFTGSTLTLPGIAGVILTIGMGVDSNVLIFERIREELRAGKTAAAAVQQGFAHAWVTIIDTHVTTIVSAMILFLFGSGPVRGFAVTLAFGLFANLFTAVLVSRVIFDAILQKKERGAALSI
- the yajC gene encoding preprotein translocase subunit YajC, with protein sequence MFAMWLQSAMGGLGNLGSLALPILFFVVLYFLMIAPNQRKQKKWQEMLGQLKTGDRVTTNGGIRGTVLTVKDDLVILRVQPDGVKLEFVKSAIAAVTTDEQAA
- a CDS encoding MmcQ/YjbR family DNA-binding protein translates to MRVTAKDYRRMALSLPGASEGSHQGHPDFRVGGKIFCTLAFEKEGYGVLKLSPEEQTGLVEDAPEAFSPVPGGWGRGGATRVRLDSVSADMLEGAIKMAWKRRLAK
- a CDS encoding nuclear transport factor 2 family protein → MKFFLPLLLLCSFSLAHGQGCPAGQQKDPVTLVQIEQVWLRAVEQHDKAALECILADEFEEANFDGSLIDRRAMLATVAKPSTVHFELSELHAHVHGNSAYVRGVGGTRSQDGKFHAKNRFTDIFVYRDGRWQCVAGHESHFPEER
- a CDS encoding heme-degrading domain-containing protein, which translates into the protein MPIPEDLAAIAHQEAELRFSTFDYDTAWRLGQSLRDLAVSRNQSLVIDIRRFGQPYQPLFYTALADTTPDNPRWVQRKSNVVARFHRSSYAIGLALEQSSRTFSERYSLPDADYAAHGGSFPLHVIGAGVIGCVTVSGLPQREDHSLVVEALCLELKQNHDSLRLA